In Panicum virgatum strain AP13 chromosome 4N, P.virgatum_v5, whole genome shotgun sequence, a single window of DNA contains:
- the LOC120670022 gene encoding binding partner of ACD11 1-like, translated as MAAAAAVEVPVSAPVRTVKVTNVSLSATVQDIKEFFSFSGDIEHVEMQSGDEWSQVAYVTFKDAQGAETALLLSGATIVDLSVIIAPAPEYQPPPTASAPPMSGTRVPVGGDNNVVHKAEDVVSTMLAKGFVLGKDAVSKAKAFDEKHSFTSTAGAKVASIDKKIGLSEKITTGTSMVSEKVKEMDQKFQVSDKTKSAFAAAEQKVSSTGSAIMKNRYVFTGASWVTNAFNKVAKAATDVGAMTKEKMAAEQQHKTSVPSGGHSYTPIQ; from the exons atggcggcggcggcggcggtggaggtccCAGTGTCAGCGCCG GTGAGGACAGTAAAGGTCACCAACGTCTCACTTAGCGCAACTGTACAAGACATTAAGgagttcttttccttttcagGAGATATTGAACATGTGGAGATGCAAAG TGGTGATGAGTGGTCTCAAGTTGCATATGTGACTTTCAAAGATGCACAAGGTGCAGAGACTGCACTTCTTCTTTCG GGTGCCACAATAGTTGATCTTTCTGTCATCATTGCACCTGCTCCAGAATATCAGCCACCCCCTACTGCCTCTGCTCCACCAATG AGTGGAACCAGAGTTCCAGTTGGTGGAGACAACAACGTTGTCCACAAGGCTGAGGATGTTGTTAGCACTATGCTTGCTAAGGGTTTCGTCCTAGGCAAAGACGCGGTTAGCAAGGCCAAAGCTTTCGATGAGAAGCACAGCTTCACATCCACAGCTGGTGCCAAGGTGGCCTCCATTGACAAGAAAATCGGCCTGAGTGAGAAGATCACCACAGGCACTTCCATGGTGAGTGAGAAGGTGAAGGAGATGGACCAGAAGTTCCAGGTCTCTGACAAGACCAAGTCCGCctttgccgccgccgagcagaAGGTGAGCAGCACTGGATCGGCCATTATGAAAAACAGGTACGTCTTCACCGGCGCATCGTGGGTCACCAACGCATTCAACAAAGTTGCCAAGGCTGCCACAGATGTTGGGGCGATGACAAAGGAGAAGATGGCTGCTGAGCAGCAGCACAAGACTTCGGTGCCTTCTGGGGGGCACTCGTATACGCCCATCCAATGA